The following are from one region of the Rattus rattus isolate New Zealand chromosome 13, Rrattus_CSIRO_v1, whole genome shotgun sequence genome:
- the LOC116914800 gene encoding annexin A8 — MAWWKAWVEQEGVSVKGSSHFNPDPDAETLYKAMKGIGTNEQAIIDVLTKRSNVQRQQIAKSFKAQFGKDLTETLKSELSGKFERLIVALMYPPYRYEAKELHDAMKGLGTKEGVIIEILASRTKNQLREIMKAYEEDYGSTLEEDIQGDTSGYLERILVCLLQGCRDDVSGFVDPGLALQDAQDLYAAGEKILGTDEMKFITILCTRSATHLMRVFEEYEKIANKSIEDSIKSETHGSLEEAMLTVVKCTRNVHSYFAERLYYAMKGAGTRDGTLIRNIVSRSEIDLNLIKSQFQKMYGKTLSSMIMGDTSGYYKTALLNLVGTDL; from the exons GTTGAACAAGAGGGCGTCAGTGTGAAGGGTAGTTCTCATTTCAACCCAGACCCTGATGCAGAGACCCTCTACAAAGCCATGAAGGGAATTG GAACCAACGAGCAGGCCATCATAGACGTGCTCACCAAGAGGAGCAATGTGCAGAGGCAGCAGATTGCCAAGTCCTTCAAGGCTCAGTTTGGAAAG GACCTCACTGAGACCCTAAAGTCAGAGCTGAGTGGCAAATTTGAGAGACTCATCGTGGCCCTCATGTACCCGCCATACAGATATGAGGCCAAGGAGCTGCACGACGCTATGAAG GGCTTAGGAACCAAAGAAGGAGTCATCATTGAGATCCTGGCTTCTCGGACCAAGAACCAGCTGAGAGAGATAATGAAGGCCTATGAGGAAG ACTACGGATCTACCCTGGAAGAAGACATCCAAGGAGACACGAGTGGCTATCTGGAGCGGATTCTGGTGTGTCTTCTGCAG ggctgcagagatgatgTGAGTGGTTTTGTGGACCCAGGACTGGCCCTTCAAGATGCACAG GACCTATATGCAGCGGGTGAGAAGATTCTGGGGACTGATGAGATGAAGTTCATCACCATCCTGTGTACACGCAGTGCCACTCATCTGATGAGAG TGTTCGAGGAATATGAAAAGATTGCCAACAAGAGCATTGAGGATAGCATCAAGAGTGAGACCCATGGTTCACTGGAGGAGGCCATGCTCACTGTGG TGAAATGCACCCGGAACGTCCACAGCTACTTTGCAGAGAGACTCTACTACGCCATGAAG GGAGCAGGGACACGCGATGGGACACTGATCAGGAACATTGTTTCCAGGAGTGAGATTGACTTAAACCTTATCAAGAGTCAGTTTCAGAAGATGTACGGCAAGACTCTCAGCAGCATGATCATG